From the Pseudomonadales bacterium genome, the window GAATCTATCAACGCCTTTGCTGCCGGACACGATCATCGCGATGAGGCTATCGGTATTACGCGCGGTGCGATTCAATTACTCTCGCGCGATGAATTACAAGGTGTAATTGCCCACGAGTTCAGCCATATTTTTAATGGCGATATGCGCATCAATTTACAATTAATGGGCTGGCTATTTGGTATTTTATTTATCGGTTTAATTGGTCGTTTTCTTTTGCAAAGCGGCAGCCGACGCTCAGGCTCTCGAAACAGCAAGAATGCTTCTAGCTTGGCACTGATCGGTCTAGGGCTGGTTATTGTCGGTTACAGCGGCACTTTTTTTGGAAAATTGATCAAAGCCGCCATCAGCCGCCAGCGTGAATTTCTTGCTGACGCTTCCGCCGTGCAATACACGCGCAACCCAGAAGGCATTGCTGGTGCATTAAAAAAAATTGGTGGCTACACCGCAGGTTCTATCATTACTCACCCTAACGCATCACAAGCCAGTCATTTATTTTTTGGCAATGGTGTCAGCAGTTTTTCTTCTTGGTTTGCCACACACCCACCTTTGGCGGAACGCATTAAAGCGATTGACACGCATTGGGATGGCAAGTTTCCTGCTGTCGACGCCTCGAAAATTGATGTCGATAGACCAACGATAGATCCATCGCGCATCAACATTGTGAATGGTGAGATTCAATACACACCGCCCTCAATGATGGCTACAGAGATGACTGCGGGCATTGCCGCTGCTACCAGCGTCGTTACAGCAATCGACAATATCGGCACACCGCAGCCTGAACATCTTACCGAAGCCAAGCAACGATTAACCCGCATTCCCAATGACTTAAAAAATATGGCGCGCGAAACATGGGGCGCGAGTGCTATTACCCATTGCTTATTGATGGAGCGCACAGCGGCAGACAACACCGCCTCGCTCACTTTGCTAAAAAACTATACGCCCGGCAGCGTTTCCAGCTTGTGTGAAAAAATTGCAGCCAGCGTTACACAATTACCTTATGCATTGCGCTTGCCTCTGCTAGACCTCTGTTTGCCTAGCCTTTTATTACTAAGTACAGCGCAACGCGATTTATTTTTGAAAGCGGTGATGGCACAAATCAATGCTGATCAAAAAATTTCGCTGTTTGAGTGGTCTTTGTATCGCATCTTGCGCCACTCATTGAATGCAACAAAAATTTCTGGTGGCAGCGCACTAACATTAACTGTCACAACCAATAGCTGCCGCACCGTGCTCTCAGCACTGGCTTTATCCACACACGCCACAGAAGCATTAGCGATACAGAAATTTTCTAGCGCATGGCAACAACTGGGTTTACCCGAGACAATATTGGATGCAGAGGCATTGAATGATATCAACGCACTGGATCAAGCTGTACGGCAACTGCGCTGCTTACAAGCATTGGTAAAGCCACGCTTATTAAAAGCGTGCTGCACTGCTATTGCTGATACGCAGCAACAATACAGCGCAGAAGCACTTGAATTATTGCGCGCGGTTGCCGACACAATCGACACTCCTATTCCACCGATTGCCACTACGCAACAAAAACCTGCAACATGAAACAGCGTTTTATCCAACATCTGCCCGACCAAACACTGGCAATCGCAGAGCAAACTTTGCGTGAAATAAACGACGACGAAGTGTTAATTGCTGTCGCCACTTTTGGCATCAATCGCCCT encodes:
- a CDS encoding M48 family metallopeptidase — encoded protein: MNFFQSQANARRRTGWLVALFALAVICLIGLTQLIVLLAIGFSQSTSTVQGNLPLSMDGAVMAEIAVAITIVIGLASRYKMQQLRAGGSAVATLLGGHLLDRASNDLNERKILNIVEEMAIAAGVAVPPVYILEEESINAFAAGHDHRDEAIGITRGAIQLLSRDELQGVIAHEFSHIFNGDMRINLQLMGWLFGILFIGLIGRFLLQSGSRRSGSRNSKNASSLALIGLGLVIVGYSGTFFGKLIKAAISRQREFLADASAVQYTRNPEGIAGALKKIGGYTAGSIITHPNASQASHLFFGNGVSSFSSWFATHPPLAERIKAIDTHWDGKFPAVDASKIDVDRPTIDPSRINIVNGEIQYTPPSMMATEMTAGIAAATSVVTAIDNIGTPQPEHLTEAKQRLTRIPNDLKNMARETWGASAITHCLLMERTAADNTASLTLLKNYTPGSVSSLCEKIAASVTQLPYALRLPLLDLCLPSLLLLSTAQRDLFLKAVMAQINADQKISLFEWSLYRILRHSLNATKISGGSALTLTVTTNSCRTVLSALALSTHATEALAIQKFSSAWQQLGLPETILDAEALNDINALDQAVRQLRCLQALVKPRLLKACCTAIADTQQQYSAEALELLRAVADTIDTPIPPIATTQQKPAT